In the genome of Halostella limicola, one region contains:
- a CDS encoding M14 family metallopeptidase: MRVEQVGDGTPEIAVVAGIHGDELGGVRAVERLLDEPLTVDRPVKFIIANEEAIEAGERYLEADLNRSFPGDPDADEHERRLAAAIAEEIEGCLTLALHSTQSYAEPFAVVDGIDDMAREICPQLSVAAVVETSEYIQGRIFVAADAIEIETGLQGSDQSEENALRIVREFLTATGVLPGDTVRRELPAYKLLRPINKEPADEYEVFAENFERVAAGERFAAADGDPLTAEDDFYPVLLSPYGYTNVFGYAAEKIDTL, encoded by the coding sequence ATGCGAGTCGAACAGGTTGGCGACGGGACGCCGGAGATAGCGGTCGTCGCCGGCATCCACGGCGACGAACTGGGCGGCGTGCGCGCCGTCGAACGACTGCTCGACGAACCGCTCACCGTCGACCGGCCGGTGAAGTTCATCATCGCGAACGAGGAGGCGATCGAGGCCGGCGAGCGCTACCTCGAAGCGGACCTGAACCGCTCGTTCCCCGGCGACCCCGACGCCGACGAGCACGAGCGCCGCCTCGCGGCGGCGATCGCGGAGGAGATCGAGGGCTGTCTGACGCTGGCGCTGCACTCCACGCAGTCGTACGCCGAGCCGTTCGCGGTCGTCGACGGCATCGACGACATGGCCCGCGAGATCTGCCCGCAGCTCTCCGTCGCGGCAGTCGTCGAGACGAGCGAGTACATCCAGGGGCGCATCTTCGTCGCCGCGGACGCCATCGAGATCGAGACCGGGCTGCAGGGGTCGGACCAGTCCGAGGAGAACGCGCTCCGGATCGTCCGGGAGTTCCTCACCGCGACCGGCGTCCTCCCCGGCGACACGGTGCGGCGCGAGCTTCCGGCGTACAAGCTGCTCCGCCCCATCAACAAGGAGCCGGCCGACGAGTACGAGGTGTTCGCGGAGAACTTCGAGCGCGTCGCCGCCGGCGAGCGGTTCGCGGCGGCCGACGGCGACCCCCTCACCGCCGAGGACGACTTCTACCCCGTCTTACTGTCGCCGTACGGCTACACCAACGTCTTCGGCTACGCGGCGGAGAAGATAGACACCCTATAA
- a CDS encoding UPF0179 family protein, with protein sequence MSQVTLVGTRLASVGEEFVYHGEAPGCEGCPYRSQCLNLDDGVRYRVTGLRDNAQTLECAVHDGGVRAVEVEPAPVRANVPSKNAYAGSKVSLAGPCPHVECPSHEYCVADGASDTEERQIEEVVGDPPHDRCELDRDLTLVEFAPEE encoded by the coding sequence ATGAGCCAGGTCACGCTCGTCGGCACGCGCCTCGCGTCCGTCGGCGAGGAGTTCGTCTACCACGGGGAGGCCCCCGGCTGCGAGGGCTGTCCCTACCGCAGCCAGTGTCTCAACCTCGACGACGGCGTCAGGTACCGCGTCACGGGCCTCCGCGACAACGCCCAGACGCTGGAGTGCGCCGTCCACGACGGCGGCGTCCGCGCCGTCGAGGTCGAACCCGCGCCGGTCCGCGCGAACGTCCCGTCGAAGAACGCCTACGCGGGGAGCAAGGTGAGCCTCGCCGGCCCCTGCCCACACGTCGAGTGCCCGAGCCACGAGTACTGCGTCGCCGACGGTGCGAGCGACACCGAGGAGCGACAGATCGAGGAGGTCGTCGGCGACCCGCCGCACGACCGCTGCGAACTCGACCGCGACCTGACGCTCGTGGAGTTCGCGCCCGAGGAGTAG